A single Ctenopharyngodon idella isolate HZGC_01 chromosome 22, HZGC01, whole genome shotgun sequence DNA region contains:
- the hoxc12a gene encoding homeobox protein Hox-C12a, with protein sequence MGEHNLLNPGFVGPLVNIHTGDRFYFPNFRASGGQLAGLPSLSYPRRDNVCSLPWNPSESCNGYPQSYFSSPVSINPSFNRSCEITRLEESKCYYGNSSSTRESCSDSNNLKREERARDTSVSSDHGMHNGMGNSGTFSKYDYGTEHLTQDPPSCQSLESDSSSSVLNDGGKTSASDPQTLVSQGNHASNIASGGGAPWYPMHTRTRKKRKPYSKLQLAELEGEFMLNEFITRQRRRELSDRLNLSDQQVKIWFQNRRMKKKRLLLREQALSFF encoded by the exons ATGGGCGAGCATAATCTTCTTAATCCTGGGTTTGTGGGACCTTTGGTAAACATCCACACTGGAGACAGGTTTTACTTCCCGAATTTTAGAGCCTCAGGGGGACAGCTGGCGGGGCTACCGTCTCTCTCGTACCCTAGAAGGGACAATGTTTGCTCTCTCCCGTGGAATCCATCGGAGTCGTGCAATGGATATCCTCAGTCTTACTTTAGCAGTCCCGTATCCATTAACCCCTCTTTTAATCGATCTTGTGAAATAACCCGACTGGAGGAAAGCAAGTGTTATTATGGCAATTCCAGCAGCACCAGAGAGTCGTGTTCAGACAGCAACAATCTCAAACGAGAGGAGCGAGCAAGAGATACATCAGTATCGTCTGATCACGGGATGCACAATGGGATGGGCAACAGTGGCACCTTCTCAAAGTATGATTATGGCACCGAACATCTGACCCAAGACCCGCCATCCTGTCAGTCGTTGGAGTCCGACTCCAGTTCTTCAGTGCTAAACGATGGAGGAAAGACTTCAGCAAGCGATCCACAAACCCTGGTATCGCAAGGAAACCACGCAAGCAATATCGCCAGTGGAGGAG GTGCCCCGTGGTACCCGATGCACACCCGGACCCGCAAGAAGCGAAAGCCCTATTCCAAACTGCAGCTGGCCGAGCTTGAAGGAGAGTTCATGCTGAACGAGTTCATCACCCGGCAGCGACGTAGGGAGCTGTCTGACAGGCTCAATCTCAGCGACCAACAGGTTAAAATTTGGTTTCAAAATCG